The Pontibacillus yanchengensis genome has a window encoding:
- a CDS encoding MBL fold metallo-hydrolase: MLLKYFYDEKLAQAAYMVGCQATGEAVMVDPARDVEPYIEAAKKEGLTLVGSLETHIHADFVAGSRELAKRLGATMYVSNEGGKDWTYQNIDQFPHQLLSDGDEFKIGNLTFCVMHTPGHTPESISFLLKDVNADEPMGIFTGDFVFVGDIGRPDLLEKAAGMEGTAEAGAFDMFTSLERFKALPDFIQVWPAHGAGSACGKALGAVPSTTVGYEKRFNWALQYDDQEAFVKDLQEGQPEPPYYFAVMKHVNKVGPNIVAELPAPKRIDTLKELQEAIQNSAQVIDTRASALFAKQHIEGTYNIPFGKSFTNWAGWIVDYDRPLYVLANAEKLEDIQIALRSIGIDRTEYYMDVDLAMQSASEVEAYHDITPAEAAPLVASEEVNVVDVRNLTEWQDGHIDSAKHIMLGTLLDRINEVPTDRPLLVHCASGVRSAIGVSLLQAKGIKDVRNVTGGYNRWQHEVQSQTV, from the coding sequence ATGTTACTTAAATATTTCTATGATGAGAAACTAGCACAGGCTGCTTACATGGTAGGCTGCCAAGCAACAGGGGAAGCAGTAATGGTGGATCCTGCCCGCGATGTTGAGCCTTATATCGAAGCAGCTAAAAAAGAGGGGCTTACACTGGTAGGGTCACTTGAAACACATATTCATGCTGATTTTGTTGCTGGTTCTCGTGAATTAGCCAAACGCTTAGGAGCTACTATGTACGTTTCAAACGAAGGTGGAAAAGACTGGACCTATCAAAACATTGATCAATTCCCTCATCAATTACTTTCGGATGGTGACGAATTTAAAATTGGCAATCTTACATTTTGTGTAATGCATACACCAGGGCATACGCCTGAAAGCATTTCTTTCCTACTAAAAGATGTAAATGCAGATGAACCAATGGGAATTTTTACTGGGGATTTTGTGTTTGTAGGGGATATTGGTCGTCCAGATCTTTTAGAAAAAGCAGCAGGAATGGAGGGAACAGCTGAAGCTGGTGCTTTCGATATGTTCACATCACTAGAACGATTTAAAGCACTTCCTGATTTTATTCAAGTATGGCCAGCGCATGGTGCCGGGAGTGCATGTGGGAAGGCTTTGGGTGCTGTTCCTTCTACTACTGTGGGGTATGAGAAACGTTTTAACTGGGCATTACAATACGATGATCAGGAAGCATTTGTGAAGGATTTACAAGAAGGTCAGCCAGAGCCACCATATTATTTTGCTGTCATGAAGCATGTAAATAAAGTCGGCCCAAATATTGTAGCAGAGTTACCTGCACCAAAGAGAATAGATACACTAAAAGAATTGCAAGAGGCGATTCAAAATAGTGCACAAGTTATTGATACAAGAGCTTCTGCTTTGTTTGCAAAGCAACACATCGAAGGAACGTACAATATCCCATTCGGGAAATCATTTACTAACTGGGCAGGTTGGATTGTAGATTATGATCGTCCTCTCTATGTATTAGCTAATGCTGAAAAGTTAGAAGACATCCAAATTGCACTACGTTCTATAGGTATAGACCGAACTGAATATTACATGGATGTAGACTTAGCTATGCAATCAGCTTCAGAGGTGGAAGCCTACCACGACATTACACCAGCAGAGGCAGCACCACTTGTTGCTAGTGAAGAGGTGAATGTAGTAGATGTACGAAACTTAACGGAATGGCAGGATGGTCATATCGATAGTGCGAAGCATATTATGCTAGGAACATTGCTAGATCGTATAAACGAAGTGCCAACAGACCGTCCGTTACTTGTTCACTGTGCTTCTGGAGTTCGCTCAGCTATTGGGGTGAGCTTACTTCAGGCAAAAGGAATAAAAGATGTCCGAAATGTAACAGGTGGTTACAACCGCTGGCAACATGAAGTTCAAAGTCAAACGGTATAA